A genomic region of Thunnus albacares chromosome 4, fThuAlb1.1, whole genome shotgun sequence contains the following coding sequences:
- the tkta gene encoding transketolase, whose product MEDYHKPDQQTVQALRNIANRLRINSIKATTAAGSGHPTSCCSVAEIMSVLFFHTMKYRPEDPRNFNSDRFIMSKGHAAPALYSMWVETGFLKESEMLSMCQVDSNLEGHQTTRQQFVDVTTGSLGQGLGVACGMAYTGKYFDKSSYRVYCLVGDGEMSEGAVWEAMSFASYYQLDNLVAIMDINRLGQSDPAPLQHHVEKYQKRCEAFGWHAIIVDGHSVEELCKALSQPRHQPTAIIAKTIKGKGIPAAEDKLGWHAKTLPKDMAEMVMKDLQSRIMNSSKHLYPPAPVEDSPPVSLRNVRMPSAPSYKAGEKIATRKAYGMALAKLGRYNERVVALDGDTNNLTYSEIFKNEHPNRFVECYIAQQNMVGVAMGCAARDRNVVFASTLASFFTRAYDQLRMAAISESNINLCGSHCGLSTGEEGPSLMGLEDMAMFRALPTATIFYPSDGVSTEKAVELAASTKGVCYIRTSRQDSAIIYNSNEDFHVGQAKVVYQSKEDQVTVVAAGVTLHEALAAAEHLKKERISIRVIDPFTIKPLDVKTIIDHTRATRGRILTVEDHYYEGGLGEAVCSAMVNESGFSLHRLAVSHVPRCGKPHELLKIYGIDRDAIAQAVRKMLSSSTNAK is encoded by the exons atggaggattaCCACAAACCTGACCAGCAGACAGTGCAGGCGCTGAGGAACATCGCCAACCGCCTCCGGATCAACTCCATCAAGGCAACGACTGCAGCAGGCAGTGG ACACCCCACATCATGCTGCAGTGTGGCAGAAATCATGTCTGTGCTTTTCTTCCACACCATGAAGTACCGCCCTGAAGACCCAAGGAACTTCAACAGTGACCGCTTCATCATGTCCAAG GGCCATGCTGCTCCAGCCCTGTACTCCATGTGGGTTGAAACAGGCTTCCTGAAGGAGAGCGAGATGCTGAGCATGTGCCAGGTTGACTCTAACCTGGAAGGCCACCAAACCACT AGGCAGCAATTTGTGGATGTAACCACTGGCTCTTTGGGACAGGGTCTTGGTGTGGCCTGTGGAATGGCTTATACCGGGAAATACTTTGACAAATCCAG TTATCGTGTGTACTGCCTGGTGGGGGATGGTGAGATGTCAGAGGGTGCTGTCTGGGAGGCCATGTCCTTCGCCTCCTACTACCAGCTTGACAACCTGGTGGCTATCATGGACATCAACCGCCTGGGCCAAAGTGACCCTGCACCCCTGCAGCATCACGTAGAGAAATATCAGAAACGCTGTGAAGCTTTTGG TTGGCATGCCATCATTGTGGATGGACACAGTGTGGAAGAGCTTTGCAAGGCTCTGAGCCAGCCACGCCATCAGCCTACAGCCATCATTGCTAAAACCATCAAGGGCAAAGGCATTCCAG CTGCTGAAGATAAGCTGGGTTGGCATGCCAAAACTCTGCCCAAAGACATGGCCGAGATGGTTATGAAGGATCTGCAGAGTCGAATCATGAACAGCAGCAAACACCTGTACCCTCCTGCTCCCGTAGAGGACTCCCCTCCGGTCAGCCTGAGGAACGTCAGGATGCCCAGCGCACCCAGTTACAAGGCTGGAGAAAAG ATTGCCACACGTAAGGCCTACGGGATGGCGCTGGCCAAGTTGGGCCGCTACAATGAGCGTGTTGTGGCCCTTGATGGAGACACAAACAACCTCACCTACTCAGAGATCTTCAAGAATGAGCATCCCAACCGTTTTGTGGAGTGCTACATTGCTCAGCAGAACATG GTCGGTGTTGCCATGGGATGTGCTGCCCGTGACAGGAACGTCGTGTTTGCCAGTACTCTTGCTTCCTTTTTCACCCGTGCTTATGACCAGCTTCGCATGGCAGCCATCTCAGAAAGCAACATCAATCTATGTGGCTCCCACTGCGGCCTGTCCACTG GAGAGGAAGGCCCCTCCCTGATGGGTCTAGAGGACATGGCTATGTTCAGGGCCCTTCCCACAGCAACCATTTTCTATCCCAGTGATGGTGTGTCTACAGAGAAGGCTGTGGAACTGGCTGCAAGCACAAAG GGTGTTTGCTACATCCGGACCAGCCGCCAAGACAGCGCCATCATCTATAACAGCAATGAAGACTTCCATGTTGGACAGGCTAAG GTGGTTTACCAGAGCAAGGAGGACCAGGTGACCGTGGTGGCCGCTGGAGTGACTCTGCATGAGGCTCTGGCTGCAGCTGAACATCTAAAGAAAG AGAGGATCTCCATCAGGGTCATTGACCCGTTCACAATCAAACCGCTGGATGTCAAAACCATCATCGACCACACACGTGCCACCAGGGGAAGAATCCTCACTGTGGAAGACCATTACTATGAGG GTGGCCTTGGGGAGGCAGTGTGCTCAGCAATGGTCAATGAGTCTGGCTTCAGTCTGCATCGCCTGGCTGTGTCTCATGTCCCCCGCTGTGGCAAACCACACGAGCTGCTCAAGATCTATGGCATTGATCGTGATGCCATCGCCCAGGCCGTCCGCAAGATGCTCAGCAGCTCCACCAATGCCAAGTAA